A stretch of Bos indicus isolate NIAB-ARS_2022 breed Sahiwal x Tharparkar chromosome 24, NIAB-ARS_B.indTharparkar_mat_pri_1.0, whole genome shotgun sequence DNA encodes these proteins:
- the DSC1 gene encoding desmocollin-1 isoform X2, which translates to MAVASAAPGSIFWKQLLFSLLVLILFCDACQKISLQVPSHLRAEALVGKVNLKECLQSASLILSSDPDFRILEDGSIYTTHDLVLSSGKSFSILLSDSQGQGQKEIEIILEAGGKKVPKRHMKDAVLRRSKRRWAPIPCSLMENSLGPFPQHVQQVQSDAAQNYTIFYSISGPGVDKEPFNLFFIEKDTGDIFCTRSIDREQYQEFPIYAYATTADGYAPEYPLPLVFKVEDDNDNAPYFENKLTVFTVPENCRTGTSVGKVTAIDLDEPDTLHTRLKYKILQQIPNNPRHFTVHPDTGVITTTTPLLDREKCDTYKLIMEVRDMGGQPFGLFNTGTITISLEDENDNAPYFTETSYTVEVEENRIDVEILRMAVHDHDLPNTPHSRAVYQILQGNENGTFKISTDPNTNEAVLCVVKPLNYEVNRQVVLQIGVLNEAQFAKAVNSKTTTTMCTTIVTVKVKDHDEGPECQPPVKVIQSEDCLPAGTELLGYKAVDPERGTGEGLRYKKIQDEDNWFEINEYTGDLKTVKVLDRESTFVKNNQYNVSVIAFDADGRSCTGTLVVFLEDKNDHPPQIKQEELTICRHDKDYVVLEPTDQDGPDNGPPFQFILDNSASKLWTVETRDGKTAILRGRQDLDYDYYTVPIQIKDRHGASATHILPVRVCDCTIPSECRMPSKLSREAALANVFLGKWAILAMVLGSVLLLCILFTCFCVTVKKTVKKCFPEDVAQQNLIVSNTEGPGEEVMDANIRLPTQTSNVCDTSISVGTLGGQGVKTQQSFEMVKGGYTLDANKGGGHQTLESVKGVTDTGRYTYSDWHNFTQPRLGEESIRGHTLVKN; encoded by the exons ATGGCTGTGGCCTCTGCCGCCCCAGGGAGCATCTTCTGGAAGCAGCTCCTATTCTCTCTCCTG gttttaatattattttgcgATGCTTGTCAGAAAATTTCTCTTCAAGTTCCTTCTCATCTTCGGGCTGAAGCACTTGTAGGCAAAG TGAATCTGAAGGAGTGTCTCCAGTCGGCCAGCCTAATCCTGTCAAGTGATCCTGACTTCAGGATTCTAGAAGATGGCTCCATTTACACAACACATGACCTTGTTTTGTCTTCTGGAAAGAGTTTTTCGATTTTGCTCTCAGACAGTCAGGGACAGGGGCAGAAGGAGATAGAAATCATactggaagcaggaggaaagAAG GTTCCTAAGAGACATATGAAAGACGCAGTCCTCAGGCGAAGCAAGAGGCGATGGGCGCCTATTCCGTGTTCGCTGATGGAGAACTCACTAGGTCCATTTCCACAGCATGTGCAGCAG GTTCAGTCTGATGCTGCACAAAACTACACCATCTTTTACTCCATAAGCGGACCAGGGGTAGACAAAGAGCCCTTCAATCTGTTCTTCATAGAAAAAGATACAGGGGATATATTTTGTACAAGAAGCATAGACCGTGAGCAATATCAAGAGTTTCCG ATCTATGCCTATGCgaccactgcagatggttatgCACCTGAGTATCCACTTCCCCTAGTATTCAAAGTTGAAGATGACAATGATAATGCcccatattttgaaaacaaactgaCCGTCTTTACTGTGCCTGAGAATTGCCGAACTG GAACTTCAGTGGGAAAAGTGACTGCAATAGACCTCGATGAGCCTGACACTCTACATACTCGTCTGAAGTACAAAATCTTGCAGCAAATTCCAAACAATCCAAGACATTTCACTGTACATCCAGACACAGGTGTCATCACCACAACCACACCTTTACTGGATAGAGAA aaATGTGATACGTATAAGTTAATAATGGAAGTTCGAGACATGGGGGGCCAACCTTTTGGTTTATTTAACACAGGAACAATTACTATTTCTCTTGAGGATGAAAATGATAATGCACCATATTTTACAGAAACTTCT TATACTGtagaagtagaagaaaacagaattgaTGTTGAAATTTTACGAATGGCGGTGCATGACCATGATTTGCCAAACACGCCGCACTCGAGGGCTGTGTACCAGATCCTACAGGGAAATGAAAACGGAACCTTCAAAATTAGTACAGACCCAAATACAAATGAAGCGGTCTTGTGTGTTGTCaag CCACTGAACTATGAAGTCAATCGCCAAGTTGTTTTGCAAATTGGTGTACTTAACGAAGCACAATTCGCTAAGGCAGTAAACTCAAAAACTACTACGACTATGTGTACTACAATTGTCACTGTTAAAGTTAAAGACCATGATGAGGGCCCTGAGTGCCAGCCACCAGTAAAAGTCATTCAGAGTGAAGACTGCCTCCCTGCAGGCACAGAGCTCCTTGGATACAAAGCAGTGGACCCGGAAAGGGGCACTGGCGAGGGCTTAAG GTATAAGAAGATACAAGATGAAGATAACTGGTTTGAAATTAATGAATACACTGGTGACTTGAAAACTGTAAAAGTGCTAGATAGAGAATCAACATTTGTAAAAAACAACCAATACAATGTTTCTGTGATTGCGTTCGATGCAG atggcagatcttgcactggaACGTTAGTAGTTTTTTTGGAAGATAAAAATGACCACCCACCGCAGATAAAACAAGAAGAACTGACAATTTGCCGGCATGATAAGGATTATGTTGTCCTCGAACCTACAGATCAAGACGGACCTGACAATGGGCCACCTTTTCAATTCATTCTTGATAATTCTGCCAGCAAACTTTGGACAGTAGAGACAAGGGATG gtAAAACTGCCATTCTTCGGGGGCGGCAAGATCTTGATTATGACTATTATACTGTTCCTATCCAAATAAAAGACAGACATGGCGCTTCTGCAACACACATATTACCAGTGAGAGTATGTGATTGTACAATTCCATCCGAATGTAGAATGCCTAGTAAACTTTCGAGAGAGGCAGCACTCGCAAATGTATTCCTTGGAAAATGGGCAATTCTTGCCATGGTGTTGGGTTCTGTATTGTTATTAT gtattTTGTTCACATGTTTCTGTGTTACTGttaagaaaacagtaaagaaGTGTTTTCCAGAAGATGTAGCCCAGCAAAATTTAATTGTATCAAATACTGAAGGACCTGGAGAAGAAGTGATG gatgcAAATATTAGACTCCCCACACAGACATCCAACGTTTGTGACACAAGCATATCTGTTGGCACACTTGGTGGCCAGGGAGTCAAAACACAGCAAAGTTTTGAGATGGTCAAAGGCGGCTACACTTTGGATGCCAACAAAGGAGGTGGACATCAGACCCTGGAATCTGTTAAGGGAGTGACGGACACTGGCAGATACACGTACAGTGACTGGCACAACTTCACCCAACCTCGGCTTGGCGAA GAATCCATTAGAGGACACACTCTGgttaaaaattaa
- the DSC1 gene encoding desmocollin-1 isoform X1: MAVASAAPGSIFWKQLLFSLLVLILFCDACQKISLQVPSHLRAEALVGKVNLKECLQSASLILSSDPDFRILEDGSIYTTHDLVLSSGKSFSILLSDSQGQGQKEIEIILEAGGKKVPKRHMKDAVLRRSKRRWAPIPCSLMENSLGPFPQHVQQVQSDAAQNYTIFYSISGPGVDKEPFNLFFIEKDTGDIFCTRSIDREQYQEFPIYAYATTADGYAPEYPLPLVFKVEDDNDNAPYFENKLTVFTVPENCRTGTSVGKVTAIDLDEPDTLHTRLKYKILQQIPNNPRHFTVHPDTGVITTTTPLLDREKCDTYKLIMEVRDMGGQPFGLFNTGTITISLEDENDNAPYFTETSYTVEVEENRIDVEILRMAVHDHDLPNTPHSRAVYQILQGNENGTFKISTDPNTNEAVLCVVKPLNYEVNRQVVLQIGVLNEAQFAKAVNSKTTTTMCTTIVTVKVKDHDEGPECQPPVKVIQSEDCLPAGTELLGYKAVDPERGTGEGLRYKKIQDEDNWFEINEYTGDLKTVKVLDRESTFVKNNQYNVSVIAFDADGRSCTGTLVVFLEDKNDHPPQIKQEELTICRHDKDYVVLEPTDQDGPDNGPPFQFILDNSASKLWTVETRDGKTAILRGRQDLDYDYYTVPIQIKDRHGASATHILPVRVCDCTIPSECRMPSKLSREAALANVFLGKWAILAMVLGSVLLLCILFTCFCVTVKKTVKKCFPEDVAQQNLIVSNTEGPGEEVMDANIRLPTQTSNVCDTSISVGTLGGQGVKTQQSFEMVKGGYTLDANKGGGHQTLESVKGVTDTGRYTYSDWHNFTQPRLGEKVYLCGQDEEHKLCEDYVRSYSYEGKGSVAGSVGCCSDRQEEEGLDFLDHLEPKFRTLAKTCVKK; this comes from the exons ATGGCTGTGGCCTCTGCCGCCCCAGGGAGCATCTTCTGGAAGCAGCTCCTATTCTCTCTCCTG gttttaatattattttgcgATGCTTGTCAGAAAATTTCTCTTCAAGTTCCTTCTCATCTTCGGGCTGAAGCACTTGTAGGCAAAG TGAATCTGAAGGAGTGTCTCCAGTCGGCCAGCCTAATCCTGTCAAGTGATCCTGACTTCAGGATTCTAGAAGATGGCTCCATTTACACAACACATGACCTTGTTTTGTCTTCTGGAAAGAGTTTTTCGATTTTGCTCTCAGACAGTCAGGGACAGGGGCAGAAGGAGATAGAAATCATactggaagcaggaggaaagAAG GTTCCTAAGAGACATATGAAAGACGCAGTCCTCAGGCGAAGCAAGAGGCGATGGGCGCCTATTCCGTGTTCGCTGATGGAGAACTCACTAGGTCCATTTCCACAGCATGTGCAGCAG GTTCAGTCTGATGCTGCACAAAACTACACCATCTTTTACTCCATAAGCGGACCAGGGGTAGACAAAGAGCCCTTCAATCTGTTCTTCATAGAAAAAGATACAGGGGATATATTTTGTACAAGAAGCATAGACCGTGAGCAATATCAAGAGTTTCCG ATCTATGCCTATGCgaccactgcagatggttatgCACCTGAGTATCCACTTCCCCTAGTATTCAAAGTTGAAGATGACAATGATAATGCcccatattttgaaaacaaactgaCCGTCTTTACTGTGCCTGAGAATTGCCGAACTG GAACTTCAGTGGGAAAAGTGACTGCAATAGACCTCGATGAGCCTGACACTCTACATACTCGTCTGAAGTACAAAATCTTGCAGCAAATTCCAAACAATCCAAGACATTTCACTGTACATCCAGACACAGGTGTCATCACCACAACCACACCTTTACTGGATAGAGAA aaATGTGATACGTATAAGTTAATAATGGAAGTTCGAGACATGGGGGGCCAACCTTTTGGTTTATTTAACACAGGAACAATTACTATTTCTCTTGAGGATGAAAATGATAATGCACCATATTTTACAGAAACTTCT TATACTGtagaagtagaagaaaacagaattgaTGTTGAAATTTTACGAATGGCGGTGCATGACCATGATTTGCCAAACACGCCGCACTCGAGGGCTGTGTACCAGATCCTACAGGGAAATGAAAACGGAACCTTCAAAATTAGTACAGACCCAAATACAAATGAAGCGGTCTTGTGTGTTGTCaag CCACTGAACTATGAAGTCAATCGCCAAGTTGTTTTGCAAATTGGTGTACTTAACGAAGCACAATTCGCTAAGGCAGTAAACTCAAAAACTACTACGACTATGTGTACTACAATTGTCACTGTTAAAGTTAAAGACCATGATGAGGGCCCTGAGTGCCAGCCACCAGTAAAAGTCATTCAGAGTGAAGACTGCCTCCCTGCAGGCACAGAGCTCCTTGGATACAAAGCAGTGGACCCGGAAAGGGGCACTGGCGAGGGCTTAAG GTATAAGAAGATACAAGATGAAGATAACTGGTTTGAAATTAATGAATACACTGGTGACTTGAAAACTGTAAAAGTGCTAGATAGAGAATCAACATTTGTAAAAAACAACCAATACAATGTTTCTGTGATTGCGTTCGATGCAG atggcagatcttgcactggaACGTTAGTAGTTTTTTTGGAAGATAAAAATGACCACCCACCGCAGATAAAACAAGAAGAACTGACAATTTGCCGGCATGATAAGGATTATGTTGTCCTCGAACCTACAGATCAAGACGGACCTGACAATGGGCCACCTTTTCAATTCATTCTTGATAATTCTGCCAGCAAACTTTGGACAGTAGAGACAAGGGATG gtAAAACTGCCATTCTTCGGGGGCGGCAAGATCTTGATTATGACTATTATACTGTTCCTATCCAAATAAAAGACAGACATGGCGCTTCTGCAACACACATATTACCAGTGAGAGTATGTGATTGTACAATTCCATCCGAATGTAGAATGCCTAGTAAACTTTCGAGAGAGGCAGCACTCGCAAATGTATTCCTTGGAAAATGGGCAATTCTTGCCATGGTGTTGGGTTCTGTATTGTTATTAT gtattTTGTTCACATGTTTCTGTGTTACTGttaagaaaacagtaaagaaGTGTTTTCCAGAAGATGTAGCCCAGCAAAATTTAATTGTATCAAATACTGAAGGACCTGGAGAAGAAGTGATG gatgcAAATATTAGACTCCCCACACAGACATCCAACGTTTGTGACACAAGCATATCTGTTGGCACACTTGGTGGCCAGGGAGTCAAAACACAGCAAAGTTTTGAGATGGTCAAAGGCGGCTACACTTTGGATGCCAACAAAGGAGGTGGACATCAGACCCTGGAATCTGTTAAGGGAGTGACGGACACTGGCAGATACACGTACAGTGACTGGCACAACTTCACCCAACCTCGGCTTGGCGAA AAGGTGTATCTGTGCGGACAAGACGAGGAACACAAGCTCTGCGAAGACTACGTTCGCTCCTATAGCTATGAAGGCAAAGGGTCTGTGGCCGGCTCAGTGGGCTGCTGCAGCGATCGGCAGGAAGAAGAGGGGCTTGACTTCCTAGATCATCTGGAACCCAAATTTAGGACGCTAGCGAAAACAtgtgtaaagaaataa